The Streptomyces sp. ALI-76-A nucleotide sequence GCACTGGAGTGGTTCAAGAGCAGCTACAGCGGCAACGACGGCCCTGACTGCGTCGAGGTGGCCATAGCCCCCGCCGACGCCACCGTCCACGTACGCGACTCCAAGGACAAGAACGGCACGCGGCTCGCGTTCACGGACGCCTCGTGGGCCGGTTTCGTGGCGTTCGCGAGGCGCTGAGGCGTCAGTCGGCGCTCTCCTCCGGTGAGTGCTCCGGGTCCAGTTCCAACGCCCGTTCGACATCGGCCGACGCCTTCGCACGGGAACCGAGTGCCAGGTGCACCCTCGACCGCCGCCGGAGTGCCCAGACGTACTCCGGACTGAGGTCGAGAGCGCGATCCAGATCGGCAAGCGCCTCCGTGAGCCGGCCCATCCTGGCCAGGCAATCGCCGCGGCTCGCGTAGGCCGAGGCGTAGTCGCCGTCGAGGGCGAGGGCCCGGTCGAAGTCGGCGAGGGCGTGTTCGTGGCGGCCGGCGCCGGTGAGCGCGTCGCCCCGCTCGCAGAACACCCAGGCCGTGTCGGGCCCCAGGGCGACGGCGCGGTCCAGATCGGCCAGGCGTCGCTCCTGGTCGCCGCGCCACCGCCACACGCGCGCCCGTCGCACCAACGCCCAGACGTAGCCGGGATCCAGTTCCAGGGCCCGGTCCAGATCCGAGACCGCACCCTCGACGTCACCGAGCAGATGCCGGACGGCTCCTCGGGAGGCCCAAGCCGTCTTCCTCGCCGGATCGAGTCCGACCGCCCTGCCCAAGTCCCGTACCGCTGCTTCGTAGCTGCCCATGAGTCGGTGGTAGTCACCACGCAGAGCAAGGGTGCCGGCCTCGTCCGGCGCCAGCTCGTCGGCCCGGTCCAGATCAGTGACGGCACCGCGGTAGTCGCCTTGGTGCGCCCTCGTGATCGCCCTGCCCACGTACGCCGGTGCCGACTCCGGATCGAGTGCGACGGCACGATCGAACTCGACCAGCGCCGTGGCGTGATTCCCGGCGCCACAGAGCTCGGCTCCCCGGAGCCTGTACGCCTCCGCCTGTCCCTGTGCGTCGAGGCGGCCCTTCGCCAGCAGTACCCCCAGCACTTCGAGGACGCCACCGCTCTCCAACGCCCCCAGGACCTCGTGCCCCCACTCCCCGGCCTTCCCCGCATCCGCGTCCTCCCCGGCCTGCACCAGCGCCCGCGCCCACCGCCGCGCCACCACGTCACCCTCACCGCAGGCATCCACGAGTTCCCGGGACACCATCGGGAGAGCGGCGCGGGGCCTCGCGCAGAGCAGGTGGTAGGACTGGGCGAGCCGGAGCTCACGCCACTCGTCGTCCCGCCACAACCCGTCCGAGGGCAGGTCCGCCTCGACGTCCGCCCGCCACCGGCCGAACGCCTCGGCCAAGCGGAGGTGCCGGTCGGCCCACCCGCGAGGTGAGCGCAGCCGCTGTAGGCGGAGCATCGGCGCCCGCACCACGTCGTGATACTGCGTCCGCTCCCCGCGCTCACTGAGGAACGGCTTGTTCCTCAGCCATGAGAAGAGGGCGTCGGCGTCCTCCTCGGGACAGTCCGCAGCCGCCCGGAACACGTCCGCGTTCAGCCACCGCGGCAGCGCGCACGCCAGCGCGACGCCCCGACGCACCGGGTCTCGCTCCCATTTCAGGAACCGTTCCACGGCGTCCGCGCTCGGGTCCCCCACCCCGCCCGGGCCGGCGGGCCGGGTCTCCGCGAGGGTCGACACCAGAACCGGCAGCCCGCCCGTGAGGCGAAGTACCTCGGCAACGACCGACTCCTCGCGCACCCCTCTGTCGGCCAGCAGCCCTCTCGCCTCCGCCTCCGTGAAGGGCCGCAGCGGGAAGTCCGTCATGAAGTCGGCGAACCCGC carries:
- a CDS encoding DUF397 domain-containing protein, which codes for MIPALEWFKSSYSGNDGPDCVEVAIAPADATVHVRDSKDKNGTRLAFTDASWAGFVAFARR
- a CDS encoding BREX system ATP-binding domain-containing protein: MRPTRPSMQELIRLRRRAGFVGRSDERAAFRRNLDLAPDDERHRFLFHVHGNAGVGKTFLVRELEHIARERGAVTAYVDESAGSVPEAMDTISRQLAAQGHRFKELDRLLTAHRERRHEAEAVLSALEPEPEGPSSVTTTAVRLGLAGLGLLPGAGPFAGAVDADRLAQGADRLRAGLSARFRSQEDVQIVLSPESVLTPALLGELADAASAAPWIVLFFDTYERTGPFLGGWLREIMTTDRYGALAANVVVVTAGQQPFDTARWGGFADFMTDFPLRPFTEAEARGLLADRGVREESVVAEVLRLTGGLPVLVSTLAETRPAGPGGVGDPSADAVERFLKWERDPVRRGVALACALPRWLNADVFRAAADCPEEDADALFSWLRNKPFLSERGERTQYHDVVRAPMLRLQRLRSPRGWADRHLRLAEAFGRWRADVEADLPSDGLWRDDEWRELRLAQSYHLLCARPRAALPMVSRELVDACGEGDVVARRWARALVQAGEDADAGKAGEWGHEVLGALESGGVLEVLGVLLAKGRLDAQGQAEAYRLRGAELCGAGNHATALVEFDRAVALDPESAPAYVGRAITRAHQGDYRGAVTDLDRADELAPDEAGTLALRGDYHRLMGSYEAAVRDLGRAVGLDPARKTAWASRGAVRHLLGDVEGAVSDLDRALELDPGYVWALVRRARVWRWRGDQERRLADLDRAVALGPDTAWVFCERGDALTGAGRHEHALADFDRALALDGDYASAYASRGDCLARMGRLTEALADLDRALDLSPEYVWALRRRSRVHLALGSRAKASADVERALELDPEHSPEESAD